From the Nilaparvata lugens isolate BPH unplaced genomic scaffold, ASM1435652v1 scaffold8516, whole genome shotgun sequence genome, the window GAGGCTTGGGGAGCAGCCTCCACCGAACCCCGCGAACTTCCAGGGGGTCCCAGCTGTTTCCCGGTTACCAGCAGCCAGCCATCGTCACCTCCCCGTCCCGCCGCTGCCGTCCACCCAGCCGAACCGAGGTCTTCGAACTCTCCtcggaggaagaagaggaagactcaTCATTGCCGCCGGCAGTTCGCCTGTCTACCACCGACTGCGGACGAGGCCTCGCCCTAATCACCATTGGGGATCGGCCTACGGTGAGGAAGGTCCCCACCATCCTTCCGCCCCGGAAGGCGCCCCGCGCCGGCCGTCCGAGGATCCGAGTGCGCCTCCCGGACGGTCAACGGGCTTGGGTCAAGCCGTAGGTGAGTAGTCACGgaccaaggcagtgtgaaaacacggccatgcagggtgaaagcccggcacatgcagtgcgcaagcacggcgaagcaaggcagtgtgaaaacacggccatgcagggcgaaagcccgcacatgcagggcgaaagcccggccatgcagggcgaaagcccggcacatgcagtgcgcaagcacggcgaagcaaggcagtgtgaaaacacggccatgcagggcgaaagcccggcacatgcagtgcgcaagcacggcgaagcaaggcagtgtgaaaacacggccatgcagggcgaaagcccggcacatgcagtgcgcaagcacggcgaagcaaggcagtgtgaaaacacggccatgcagggcgaaagcccggcacatgcagtgcgcaagcacggcgaagaaaggcagtgtgaaaacacgccatgcagggcgaaagcccggcatgcagtgcgcaagcacggcgaagcaaggcagtgtgaaaacacggccatgcagggcgaaagcccggcacatgcagtgcgcaagcacggcgaagcaaggcagtgtgaaaacacggccatgcagggcgaaagcccgcacatgcagtgcgcaagcacggcgaagcaaggcagtgtgaaaacacggccatgcagggcgaaagcccggcacatgcagtgcgaaagcacggcgtttcttgcagtgcgaaagcacggcgtcccccatcgcagtgcggaagcacggcggcctcttgcagtgtgcaaacacggcggtctcttgcagtgtgcgaacatggcgtctcaacgcagtgcgaaagcacggcgcagatcttcaagatcttctctgaagctaggTCTAGGATCTGGCCAggtagcttgctcatttcttcggatggtgccgACGCATCACCACCGGTTGGCGAGGAACCAACCCGGCGCCCAGTTTATGTCGTCTACGTTGACcggcggagaggcggcagaatgtactcaggcatttgggacattctgtctgccgtttaccccttccatcctcacccctcccctctcctccccctctcttttCCCCCCCTTCCCatagtaggaacagtgtgtcacgatgtatatcgtaactagagaaaggcattgaatttagggctcatttattcgacgctcggctatctttcatagaatctgaggggtcaacgttcaagccagccactggcctaccgctcagcgttgctgcgcatcctctctcccctccctctcggtcactgagggaggctcgagaaaggccagcaagaggcagtcgagttcggagagccaagtcgagcggtcgagagaggtgagaaggaagcagcgagcagctagcaacgtcacagtacaccagtactacgtgaactccgatttcttcagcgaccgggagttgtgtcgaggctaaagttgattagcctctcacacagtgaactccactgctctacactcgtttggggcGAGTGTTAAACGACACTTAACCTGtttggacgacgggttgccagtttcgaccaacgacaacacgtcaggtttggtcgaaacctgactccccattggtaggtcACCAGTGGGGCATCGAGGCGAGATAGGACATCCAGGAAGGTCAGGAAagacctttcccgcaactccgcggacgatccggaccccaggaggacagctagtgcccggccagtaggacttaggaaagtccagagtgctggccgccgcagcgtgctggtccagtgcgggatcgcaagaggacgtctaggaaggccaggaaaagcctttcccgcaactccgcggacgatccggaccccaggag encodes:
- the LOC120349154 gene encoding WAS/WASL-interacting protein family member 1-like yields the protein MEVQEVPTEDEDTLLEGGGGGFSISPAYGTSEEAVRPATPPSAVTKLRPRLPLPPFGYEKEDSLRLGEQPPPNPANFQGVPAVSRLPAASHRHLPVPPLPSTQPNRGLRTLLGGRRGRLIIAAGSSPVYHRLRTRPRPNHHWGSAYGEEGPHHPSAPEGAPRRPSEDPSAPPGRSTGLGQAV